CAGAGACATGCCCAGCCAGTCGTACGGTTTGATATCGGCGGCGAGGATGTCTTCGAGCGAACGGTCGTCCACAGGCATGGCCACATGCGAATCCGCCGATGCAAACCCGTGCCCCGGAAAATGCTTGCCGCAATTGGCCATGCCGGCGAGTGCAAGACCGTGGTTCAGGCTCTTGGCGAGCATTGTCACCACGCGCGGGTCGCCATGCAACGCACGATCGCCGATCACCTTCGATTGCCCGTAATCGAGGTCTAGCACAGGCGTAAAACTCATGTCGACGCCGCACGCACGCAGTTCTGCCGCGAGCACATAACCGAACGCGGTCGCGGTTTTCGTCGCCAGCAACACGTCGCGATCCCACAGCTCGCCCAGCTTGCCCGGCGCGGGCAAAACGGTGAAGCCATCGGTACGGAAACGCTGCACGCGGCCGCCTTCGTGATCGACGGCAATCAGGATGTCGTCACGAACTGCACGAATAGCGTCAGTCAGCGCGACGAGTTGCGCGCGATCCTGGAAATGCCGTGCGAAGAGGATGATGCCGCCGGTCATCGGATGGTCGATACGGCGAATGTCGGCGTCGGAGAGGGTGGTGCCGGCCACGTCGAGCATGACCGGCCCGGGAATGCGTTTTAACGAGTTCAAATTGAGAGCGATTAATTGAGAGCGACTAAGTCAGGGGGTTTTTGTTGCTGTGTTTGGTTCTGGGTTTGCTTGAGTGTTCGCGTGCGTTTCCGCGATCACAAACGACACCGCGTAATCGCGTTCATCGGTGATCGTGACCTGGGCGGTGATACCACGCACCGCCATCCAGTCGGCGAGTTCTCCCGACGCGACAATCTTCGGCTTGCCGCTCGGCTCGTTGAGCGTCTGCAGCGCTCGCCACGTCATCGGCCAGTGCATGCCAAGTCCGATCGCCTTCGAAAACGCTTCCTTCGCGGAGAAACGCGTCGCGAGAAATGCGAGGCCGCGGACTTCGGAGCGTGCTTTACGCGCGTGGTAAATGCGCAGTTCGTCGGCCCCGAGCACCTTCTCGGCGAAGCGCCCTTTCGTGCGCTCCATCACGCCTGCCACGCGGCTCACTTGAACGAGATCGGTACCGATTCCATAGATCGCCATCGTTGGACCTGAGTTGGGTTCCTGAGCTGGGTTGCCAGCGGTTATCGTTTATGGCTTATCGTTTATCGCGATGCAGTCGCGGCAAGGCGCGATGCCACCATGATCGCTTTCATCTCGCGCACCGCATTGTCCCAGCCGGCGAAGATGGCATGCGCAACGATCGCATGGCCGATATTCAATTCCACGATACCTTCCAATGCCGCGATCGGCTGGACGTTGGTGTAATGCAGCCCGTGCCCGGCGTTCACTTTCAAGCCCAGGGAATTGCCGAAATCGACGCTGCGCGCCACGCGCTCGAACTCCTTCTGCTGCGTGGCTTCGTCGTGGGCTTCGGCATAACAACCGGTATGCAATTCGATCACCGGTGCGCCGGCTTCGTGCGCGGCGCGGATCTGCGTTTCATCCGCGTCGATAAACAGCGACACCCGTGCGCCCGCTTGACGCAATTGCTCGCACGCGGCTTTCACGGCCTGGAATTGCCCGGCGACATCAAGCCCGCCTTCAGTCGTGAGTTCCTGACGCTTTTCGGGCACGAGACACACGTCATGCGGACGCACACCGCACGCAATATCCAGCATTTCCTGCGTCACCGCGCACTCAAGATTCATTCGGGTTTTGAGCAGCGGACGCAGCGCGTGGACATCGGCATCGACAATATGCCGGCGATCTTCCCGCAAATGCAGCGTGATGGCATCCGCGCCCGCTTCTTCGGCTTGCAGCGCGGCGCGGATCGGGTCGGGGTACGACGTGCCGCGCGCGTTGCGCAGCGTGGCGACGTGATCAATGTTGACGCCCAGATCGATCACGTTCGCGGGCGACGAGAGAAAGAAGCTCATAGATTTTGCAGGTCGATCAGGATTTGACGGGTGGCGAGCGGCGTGCCGCCAAGGTACACGTTCAGCAGAAAGCGCATCAGCGTCTTGCTTTGCGCGGCCGTCTGCGGGCGGCTGTATTCGTCCTTCTCCATATCGAGAAGGGTTTGACCGGCGATCACCGGCCATTGCGACGGTACATCATCCGATGCGTCGCGCACACCGCGTTCGGGATCGAAGACGTATTTCTGATCGGCGAGAACGGGTTGGCGCGTGATGGTTTTATTCAACGCCATCGCGTAACCGGTTTCGCGCAGCAGAACACGTTCGAAGGAGCGTAGCGCATGCAAGGCGGGCTCACCGTGCGCGAGACGCGACAACGTCAGCACGTAATGATTGAACAACACGGGATGCGCGTCTTCACGGGCGCAGAACTTGACGAGCAATTCGTTGACGTAGAAGCCGCATAACAACGCGTCGCCGGCAAGGGGCAACATGCCGCCCACCCATTCCGCTTGCGTCAAGGTACGGACTTCGCCCTTCCCCGTCCACGATAACCCCAGCGGCTGGAAAGTTTGCAGTACGCCGCGCAACGCGGAATGCGGTCGCTTGGCGCCCTTGGCGACCAGCGCAACGCGGCCGTGATCGCGTGAGAACACGTCTAGCACGAGACTCGTCTCGCGATACGGATAGCTGTGCAGCACAAACGACGGCTGCTCGGCGATACGAAAGTCCGAGCGCGGCGCGGCGCGCGGTGGTCTTGGGGCCTTGGGTTCTTTGGATTCCGCTTTCGACTCTTTTGGCGCGGCGGATTTTGCAGACGCAGGCACCGTCCGGCGCCTTTTAGGCGCAGGCGCTGAAGGCTCGTCGGTGCTGAAGTTATCGTCGGCGAGCGGATCGGATTCTGCGTC
This window of the Caballeronia sp. SBC1 genome carries:
- the nagZ gene encoding beta-N-acetylhexosaminidase is translated as MLDVAGTTLSDADIRRIDHPMTGGIILFARHFQDRAQLVALTDAIRAVRDDILIAVDHEGGRVQRFRTDGFTVLPAPGKLGELWDRDVLLATKTATAFGYVLAAELRACGVDMSFTPVLDLDYGQSKVIGDRALHGDPRVVTMLAKSLNHGLALAGMANCGKHFPGHGFASADSHVAMPVDDRSLEDILAADIKPYDWLGMSLASVIPAHVIYPQVDEKPAGFSRVWLQEILRGKLCFNGAIFSDDLSMEAARAGGTLTEAATAALTAGCDMVLICNQPDEAEKVLERLTFVQTKASQTRLRRMRPRGRAWSWGKLMEQVEYQQARALVKSALG
- the acpS gene encoding holo-ACP synthase, with the translated sequence MAIYGIGTDLVQVSRVAGVMERTKGRFAEKVLGADELRIYHARKARSEVRGLAFLATRFSAKEAFSKAIGLGMHWPMTWRALQTLNEPSGKPKIVASGELADWMAVRGITAQVTITDERDYAVSFVIAETHANTQANPEPNTATKTP
- the pdxJ gene encoding pyridoxine 5'-phosphate synthase produces the protein MSFFLSSPANVIDLGVNIDHVATLRNARGTSYPDPIRAALQAEEAGADAITLHLREDRRHIVDADVHALRPLLKTRMNLECAVTQEMLDIACGVRPHDVCLVPEKRQELTTEGGLDVAGQFQAVKAACEQLRQAGARVSLFIDADETQIRAAHEAGAPVIELHTGCYAEAHDEATQQKEFERVARSVDFGNSLGLKVNAGHGLHYTNVQPIAALEGIVELNIGHAIVAHAIFAGWDNAVREMKAIMVASRLAATASR
- the recO gene encoding DNA repair protein RecO, with amino-acid sequence MGTNDAWMTQSSDAESDPLADDNFSTDEPSAPAPKRRRTVPASAKSAAPKESKAESKEPKAPRPPRAAPRSDFRIAEQPSFVLHSYPYRETSLVLDVFSRDHGRVALVAKGAKRPHSALRGVLQTFQPLGLSWTGKGEVRTLTQAEWVGGMLPLAGDALLCGFYVNELLVKFCAREDAHPVLFNHYVLTLSRLAHGEPALHALRSFERVLLRETGYAMALNKTITRQPVLADQKYVFDPERGVRDASDDVPSQWPVIAGQTLLDMEKDEYSRPQTAAQSKTLMRFLLNVYLGGTPLATRQILIDLQNL